The proteins below are encoded in one region of Helianthus annuus cultivar XRQ/B chromosome 2, HanXRQr2.0-SUNRISE, whole genome shotgun sequence:
- the LOC118484321 gene encoding eukaryotic initiation factor 4A-6-like, with translation MADQQMIYFHNKLVVEHESLRSDYIKAFALDKADEMLSMGFKDQIYDIFRLLPSKVHVDVFSAANQVRILVKRDKLTLEGIKKFYLNVEKEDWKYETLCSLFETFMIYRGKMVKTEAGYKSGFGKKSPAQIITDSGLIIAEN, from the exons atggctgaccagcagatgatttACTTCCATAACAAGCTTGTTGTTGAACATGAG TCCCTTCGTTCTGATTACATCAAGGCGTTTGCTCTTGATAAGGCTGATGAAATGCTTTCAATGGGATTCAAGGATCAG ATCTATGATATCTTCCGGTTGTTGCCATCAAAGGTTCATGTTGATGTGTTCTCCGCAGCAAACCAAGTTAGGATTCTTGTGAAGCGTGATAAACTCACTTTGGAAGGTATTAAAAAGTTCTATTTGAATGTGGAGAAAGAAGACTGGAAGTATGAAACACTCTGTAGCCTTTTCGAGACGTTTAT GATTTACAGAGGGAAAATGGTGAAAACGGAGGCTGGGTACAAAAGTGGTTTTGGGAAAAAGAGTCCG